GTTAGATTTGCCAGAAAAGAAAATGCCCTTTTACTCAATCTAATCATCAACAAAACTTATTTCTTTGCTAAATACTTGGATTCAAGAAGGTATAACCAGGTAAAAATTATTAAGAAGAAGGGAAAATAAAATGCAGAAAACAGTAAATTATGTAGATTTGATGAAAATCGGATTTCCAGAACATACTTCAAGGACTATCATACAACAAGCCAAAAAGTTGGCTGTGATTGAATATGAGAATGAAATTAAGAGGTCTGGTAAAAATAAAGAGAAAATGGTAAAATATCCTTGTTCTCCATTTGCAAATCGGCGCTTGGGAGTAGCTCCTCGAAAAATTATAGAAGAGTTGCTGGGATTCTCACTTTTAGATGAAAGTGAGGAAATAAAATGACAAAAAAATATCCAGGTTGTAATTATGACAACAAAGGAAGAGCTTATTATCAAGTGGAATTCCCACCTGATGAAAATGGATTTCGTAAAACGAAAAAAAGTCGTAAAAATCAATTCGGTCAACCTTTAAAAAATCTTCAAGAGGCTTGGGAGGAAGCAGTTCGCCTAAGAAATGAATTTCATCAATCAAATGGAATTTTGGTGGATGAGAAATTGACTTACTCGGATTATTTGGACAATATATATTTGCCTTATTATACTGCCAAAAATAATGAAACGACTGTGGAAACAGCCAAAGCTCCTTTTAAGAAAATCAGAGGAAAAGTTGGAAGAAAAAGTATTGCTTTACTTAATATTCGAGAATGTGAATCCTTTCGCGTATTTTTATTGAATAGCGAATCAGAAGGTTATGCTCGAAAAATTTGGGGAAATTTCAAGGCTTCAATGGAATATGCTTATAAATTAGGATATATCAAGGAAAATCCAATCCGCCGTTTGGATTCAATGCCTATGACGAACACTATTTCAGATTATTGGAAACCTTCGGATTTCAAGAAAGTGATTCAGACATTCGATTTGACTGATTATGTTGAACGTTGGCAGTGTTTATTGCTTTGGAGCTATTTCATGACAGGATTACGTGTAAATGAAATGCTTTGTTTAACGTGGGATGATATTTCTTTTTCTTCAAAGAAGCTCTTTGTCAGAAAAACTTTTGCTTATACAAAGGAAAAGAAATGGCATATCCAAGAATTTCTCAAAACTGATGCAGGATATCGAACACTAGAACTTGATGAAGTTACACTTCAATACATGAGGGAGTGGAAAGAAATTCAAGCTAAAGTCAATGATAAAGGCTATATTTTCTCTTCTATGGGAGAGCCAACTTATATTTGGAAAGTAACTTCAATCTTGAAGAAGCATTCTAAATTAGCTGGCGTAAAGAAAATATCTGGAAAAGGTCTTCGACATTCAACGGCAAGTTATTTGATTAATGTATTGAATAGAGATGTTTTGTTTGTTGCACAATACTTAGGGCATTCTAGCCCCAATGTAACCTTAAGGACTTATGCGCACTGGTTTAATGGATCAAATGAAGAAATTTCAACTATGTTGACTGATAGTCTCAAAAAATCAGGACTTGCAAATGTTTTTGATTAGTTTCCAGCCAAATTCCAGCCAAAGTAAAAAGCAAACTACCGAATAGCTGTAAACGTTGAGGTTAACTCTAAGATGTATTAGTTTAAGATGAACAAATAAAAGCAGTTCAAACCCTTGGGGTTGAGCTGTTTTTATTTTGTATGGTCCAAATTGGTGTCCTTAATTTTTGTAAGGTTTAGTATGCCAAACTCTCTTGATTATTATTTTTATTTTCAGGAGACCATGCTAAAATTGATAATGTCTTAATTATATGCAAACCCTAGTATAATTTTGATTTTTCATAATAAATATCCAACCCATGGATATAACCTTGATGTCCTCCTTTCCCATAGGAGGATTTTTGCTTTTCTGGTGCGTGTATATCAAGTTGCAAGTTGTTTTGGTAACGCTTACTTTAGTGTTATAATAAAGATAAGGTAAATACTGAATCCTTTATTTCAGTACACACCTTTATTTGATCGCTCCATATCTGTGCATTGGTTCTTTGCCCGCAGATGTGGAGTTTTTCTATATAAGCAATGATTTGTAAACATAATGTTATATAAGGTAATGAGAGGAGAAAAGCGTTCCTATTTCTTAGTGAAAACAAAATTTTGAAAATAAGAAGGTCAACTGCATAAAAACAAGGAAAAATATTGTGATGAAGAGAGCAAGTGTCATTATGAGAAAAAGGCGCACAATAATTTGTTCAAGATTAAAATAAATACCGTTATTGGTATTTTAAGAAAATCATTCAAACCTATGGACAAGAAAAAAATTATTTCTATTAACTGTCTCTCACAATACAAAAAGAAGAGCTCAAAAGAAGTTTCCTCAAATGCCAATAATAATGAGCGATAAGAGTATTTTAACTCCAATATATAGTAGAAAAAAATAGGAAAATAGAAGAATGAAAACAGGAGCAATTTCTCCTTAATTTTTATTAAGAAAGACGTTTAAAATTTGCTTGTCTTAACTGAAACTAAAAATATCGGAAAAATTACTTAATTTATTTAGCAAAAAATTTTAATGTATTTAAATACAAAAAAAGACTCATTTATTTTTTGTGAAATGAGAAGTGCATTAAATAGGCGTTTTCATTATACATTTTTTTCTTTTTGTAGAATAAATTTTCTGAATATTTTGTTTACAAATGTTTTCGCTTTCTTTTTTTAATTCGTTTATTTTAAGTTATGTTTA
This window of the Lactococcus garvieae subsp. garvieae genome carries:
- a CDS encoding DUF3173 family protein; amino-acid sequence: MQKTVNYVDLMKIGFPEHTSRTIIQQAKKLAVIEYENEIKRSGKNKEKMVKYPCSPFANRRLGVAPRKIIEELLGFSLLDESEEIK
- a CDS encoding tyrosine-type recombinase/integrase, with protein sequence MTKKYPGCNYDNKGRAYYQVEFPPDENGFRKTKKSRKNQFGQPLKNLQEAWEEAVRLRNEFHQSNGILVDEKLTYSDYLDNIYLPYYTAKNNETTVETAKAPFKKIRGKVGRKSIALLNIRECESFRVFLLNSESEGYARKIWGNFKASMEYAYKLGYIKENPIRRLDSMPMTNTISDYWKPSDFKKVIQTFDLTDYVERWQCLLLWSYFMTGLRVNEMLCLTWDDISFSSKKLFVRKTFAYTKEKKWHIQEFLKTDAGYRTLELDEVTLQYMREWKEIQAKVNDKGYIFSSMGEPTYIWKVTSILKKHSKLAGVKKISGKGLRHSTASYLINVLNRDVLFVAQYLGHSSPNVTLRTYAHWFNGSNEEISTMLTDSLKKSGLANVFD